The Sorangiineae bacterium MSr11954 DNA segment AATCGCCCCGGAGCAACGACACGTGCGCACTTCGACCGTGCCGATCTTATTATGATTCAACTGAAAGGTAGAAAAACGTGGAAGATTGCGCCCAACACCTTTGCGCCAATGCCACTGGAAGCTTGGGCAACTCTGGATCGCGTACCTCCCGAGGTGCGGCGTTACGCACAAGGACTTCCGCCCCGAGAAATACCTTGTAATGCGACGTCATACGATTTAGAGCAGGGGTCGATACTATATGTGCCGCGGGGTTATTGGCACGAAACATTTTCGGATCAAGATTCAGTATCCCTACACATTCAACTGGCGTCGCCGACGAGGCTGGACGTCCTTATCGCCGCACTGAAGAATGAGCTCGCTCGCGACGAATGGTGGCGCCAACCCGCGTACAGTCTGAGCGCGGGAGATCCGCATGCCCTAGAGCTCGCGTCGACGGCATGCAAATCGCTAGTGGACGCTGCATCGAGATTGGATGCCCTGGATATTATTCGCCCGACCGCGAGAGAGCATGCCATCGAGGCATCCTCGCGTTTTACGCGAAGCGCTCTCGTATCGTTCGGCGTCGACACAATAAACCCTCAGACGGATACGACACGCGTCGTAATATCGACATATGGGTTCCGAGAGAAAAAAACTGCGCACCTGGAAATGAGTGTCGATTACGTTTCGGCATGCCGATGGGTGGATGCGCTGGCTACCGGAGCGACATTCACGTTTGCTGATCTGCTACGAGCGGCTCCAAGCTTGAGCGACGATGAGGCGAAAGCTCTTCTACATTTGCTTGAGAAGACCCACCTCGTCCGGCGGCAGGAGGGGCTTCGCGCGCCCGACTGAGGATCGGGCCTCATGCCAACTAGGTATTGGGGATGGGCGGACACCGAATTCGTCGAACGTCGCGCATTTCGAGGATGAGCCGACTGCCCACCTCACTCGACACTCCGGCACGCACGGGCATTTTATCCAACGCGCATGCGCGAACGGCTCGATGAGTACAGTACGCATACCGCCTCATGACATATCGGCACGTCGCTCTGCGGCCGGTATCGCATTCGCCACTTGATAGGCGCCGATGGTATGGCCCTGTTTACGCCGCCACCCACCGCAACGGCCACCCTGTCGCCATCGAGGGCCTTCACGACCGCGCTCCGCCGCTCCCATCATTGCACGTTTCTTTCGACGCGAAGATCTGCTCGCGATTATTGGCCATCCGGGCGGCGGCCCCGTCACTCGATGTCCTTGCGATCCGCTGCGAAGATTCCGCACCTGCCGTGAAGCGGCTTATCGCGATTTTCCGGACCGCACGCAATCGTGTATACCCGGACTTGCGGAATGCCAATCGGTAAGAGACCTCTTCACCGATGCACCGCGCTCCCCCGGGAATTTCGCTGGGCAAGATGTCCACCGTTCTACGGGCGGGTGCTCGGATGCCCTTCCCGCACGTTTGCCCTGCTCTCTGACGCAGGCCGGACCTGGCGGCTCACCTTCGGAAGAACGGCTCGTCACGCAGCGGGTACGTTGTTCGCGACCCGGGAAGAGTCGCTCGGACCCCCGTCGTCGCTTGACAGCCGGGTGCGTCCTGGCATCCTCGCCATGGGCATGCAGGAAGGGCGCGACGAGTCCAACACCCACGCTGCCCTACGACGAATCGGGACCACCCTCTGCGGCCGATACCGCATCCGCCGATTGATCGGCATCGGCGGCATGTCTGCCGTTTACGCCGGCACCCACCGAAACGGCCACCCCGTCGCCATCAAGATCCTCCACGAGCGGCTCTCCGTAGACCCTGAGGTGGAGCGCATCTTTCGGCGTGAGGCGCTTCTCGCGAACGCCATCCGGCACCCCAGTGTCGTTCCCATCACCGACGACGACGTCGCCGAAGACGGATCCACCTTCCTGGTCATGCCGCTTCTCTCGGGTGAAACCGTGCGAGCACGTGCGGCCCGCAATGGAATGCGGCTGCCGCTCGAAAGCGTGATTGTCATTGCCCGCGCGCTGCTCGATGTCTTACAAGCGGCGCACACGGCCAAAATCGTCCACCGTGATATCAAACCCGACAACATTTTCATCACTGACGACGGACAAGTTCGGGTCCTCGATTTCGGCATTGCCCGCTTCTTCGAAACCAGCGAAACCACGTCGATCACGGGTTCGGGCCGCGCCCTCGGAACGCCTCCGTTCATGGCTCCCGAACAAGCTCTCGGGCGAGTGCGCGACATCGACGGACGAACGGATATCTGGGCGGTCGGTGCCACCATGTTCACGCTCCTTGCCGGGCGGTACGTCCACCCCGCCGAATCTGCGAGCGAGATGATCGTTCTCGCAGCCACGCGACCCCCGACGCGGCTCTCCGAGGTGGCGCCTCTCGTTCCGAGCGCGATCTGCGAGGTGATCGATCGCGCTTTATCCTTCGGTAAGGCCGAACGATGGCTCGATCCCGGAGCGATGAACGAAGCGCTTTGCTCGGCGTGCGCATCAACGCTCCGTAAGGCGCCGTCCGAACTTCGGATCCTCTCCACGCCGGCTCTATCGCCATCGGCGAGTTATCACGACACGACTACGGATGCTACCAAACGCCACGAGCGCGTCATAGAAGGAACGATTTCGCATGGGCAACCGCCGCGCGCATCGACGTCCGGCTCGCTCAAAGGCACCTTCGCCGTGGCTCTTGCTCTCGCCTTCGCCGTGGGCATCGTCGCAGGCTTCCGCGAGCGTGGGAAATTCACGACCGAAAGCGTCGCAACTGACGGCAACACTCCACCGCTCGAATCGTCTCCCAACGCCGAAGCACAGGCCTTGCTCAAGGCAGGACTCCAGCATTGGAGAGATGCGTCCACCAAAGCGGCGCGGAAGAAATTTGCGGAAGCAGCGCAGCGCGACCCGGGTCTCGCGACGGCACACTTGTTCTTTGCGGCCGCATCGGAGCGGCTCGATCCCGAAACGCGCACCCATTTCTCCGAGTCCCAATCGCTCCGAGGGCGCCTCTCGCCAGCGCAGGTTGCGCTACTGCATGCACTCGCACCTTCGTTCGAAGAACCCCCCAATTTCGCATTGACAGCGCGCCATCTAGAGACAGTCACCGAGCAATACCCTTCCGATGACGTCGTATGGATGGTTCGAGGCGGGCATGCCATCCGCACCCGAGAGGCGCCGCAGCTTCTTTCGATTGCGGACCACATTCCGGGCGCAATCGCACTATGGCTCCGTGCGCGTGCGGAGCTTCAGCAGGATGATCTGACTGCTGCGCGTAAGTCACTCGACGCGTGCGTGGCGGCCGCACCGCAAGGTGGAGTAAACTGTCTCGTCTCACGTGCCAAGCTCGAGGCGAACGAGGGTGCTTGCGAAGATTCGGCGCTTGCAGCGAGGCGGCTCATCGCCATCGACCATGACTCGCCCGACGGTTATACGCATCTCGCGCGCGCGGAGTTCGGCCGCAGCCATCGTACGAGCACCGTACGAGCAATTCTCGACGAGAAATGGGCGCGTGTTCCCGAGCCTTCCCGGGAGCTCGAACATCACCGCGACGAATTCTACCTGTCCGTCCTCGACGGCGAATTCGATCGCGCCTACGCGGCACTCGATGCTCGGGACAAGGCCTTGGTGAAGTCCGTCAACGCACACCATCGTGCAAAGGCGTTCATCGATCGATTCGAGCTCGACCTCGAGTTGGGACGGACAGAGGAGGCGAAGCGAGGCGCTCGCACATTTATCGAGGCATCCCAGACCTGGGTAAGGTCCGAGCTGTACGATCAGGCAGTTGAAAGTACGGTCGCACTCTATCGAACCGGACAAATTGACCGTGACGAGATGTTGCGCCGACGTGCACACGATGAAACAGGGCTTATCGCACGAGGCGGCATTCTCGCATCCCCTGGCGTGCTGTGGTACGTGACCTACGTGGAATACGTCGTCACCACGGACGATGCGAAGCTTGCTGTGGCCCGCCAACCGCCCATTCATCCCGTACACGATGCCGAATTCCGCGAGGTCAATATGGACCAAGCCCTCGGTCGAACCTATCTCTATGCCGACCAGATCGAGAAAGCGTTGCAAGAGCTTCGACGGGGCGTGAGATCTTGCCTGTATACAAGCTCGAGGTGGAGTGTCTACGCGCACGCCCTCTATGGCGATGCTCTCGCAAAAGTGAATCGCCCGCGCGAGGCGTGCGACGAATATGCGTACGTGCTCCAGCGATGGGGCCGAGAGCCTCGGAGCAATACGGCGCGCAAGGTACGTGAATCCGCAATTCGTCTCGGTTGCTCCGGCTCCGTCGAAGCTTTCCCACGAAAGTAATCCTCGTTCTCGCGGCTTGAATCGTCAAACGTGGAGACGCTTCGTTCAAGTCGAATCGAAGGTTCCCGCGATCGACGGTATCGCGCTGCCGGCGGCTCGACATCGGCGAGCGCGGACCTCTTGACTCCCCGCAGAGCCCTGGCATTTTCCGGTAAGCATGACGGCCCGGCTCGACGAATCCAACGCGCACGCCGCGTTGCGGCGTATCGGCACATCGCTCTGTGGCCGATACCGCATCCGCCGATTGATCGGCATCGGCGTAACCGTACGGGCAAAGACGCCGTGCGGGGCGGTCGCGTTTGATGTTCATTGCGCGCATGGCGAGACATGATGCGAACTGGTGGGCTGAGCGGGTCAAGGAGCTGGCGCAAAGCGGCGATGCGGCGGGGATCGCCCGCCGACATAGCGTCAGGGAGCGGACGTTGATCTGGTGGCGATCCGAGCTTGAGCGGCGCGCGCGCACGGCAGGCCCCACGCGCCTGCTGCCCGTCGTCGTGACACGACCTGCGACGGTGGAGCGCGATATCGAGCTTGTCGTCGAAGCCGGACCGGCACGCATCACGATGCGTGGAGCGATTACGGCCGAGCATCTTGCGGCGCTGGTGGCCGCCGCGGCGCGCGCGTGTTGAGTCTCGGGCCCGGCATCGAGATCGTCCTCGCGAGTGCGCCCGTCGACCTTCGGCGCGGACACGATGGCCTCGTGACGCTCGTGCAGTCTTTGTGGAAGGCCGACCCGTACAGTGGCACCCTCTTCGTGTTTCTTGGTCGCCGCATGGATCGCGTGAAGATCCTCTTCTTCAGCGCGGGCGGCTTCGTTGTCTATTACAAAAGGCTCGAATCTGGGCGCTTCACGCTCCCGCGGATCCCTGAAGGGGCCTCACGCATCGACCTCGACGCGACGTCGCTCACCATGCTGCTCGATGGTGTCGATCTTCGTCTCGTTCGACGCACACCGATGTGGAAACCCGCGAAGACGACCGCCGAAGCGAAAAAGGGGATCGACATTCGGCGGAGTGCATGATCAAAGCTGTTTATTGGTCCCTCCTCCCGACAACGACGAACACGGTTCCTGCGCTTGGCGCGAGTACGCGCAGTACCTCGAACAGGAGGGTGCGCGGGCGCAAGCTCGAATGGATATCATGCAGGCCGAGCTCGAGGTGCTCAAACGCGCCTTCGCCAGGCGTACCGAGAAGATGGGCAAGATGCCCAAGATCGCGCGGCCACCGAGGACGCTAGCGGAGATCGCCGAGCGCCGCACGGAGCAGGCTTTGCTTCGCGCGGAACACATCGTCACAGAAGAGAAGACGGAGCCCGTGCCCGAGACGCTGAAGAAGTGTCATCTTTGCGGCGGCACGAATTTTCGCAGCGTCGGCACCGGCAAGCCATCCGAGGTTTACTCGTACGTCCCGGGCTACTTCCGACGTGTTGTGCACACGCGCGAGGTCGTCGCGTGTCGATGCGGTGGATGCGTCATTACCGCGCCGCCGCCGGAGCGTTGGTCGGACAAGACGCGGTACGATTCGAGCTTCGTTGCGCACCTCGTCGTCTCGAAGTGCCTTGTCGTCACGCCGCTTTATCGTCTCGAGCAGTCGTTCGCGCGGCTCGGTATGCCCATCGCACGAAGCACGATGAATGACTTGTTCCGGCGTGCGGCGCAAAAGCTCGAGCCCCTCCGAGCCCCGCTCTTCGACGTCATCAAGAAGGACTTCCTCGTCCATGTCGACGAGACGTCGTTTACGCTGACGAAGCAAACCTCGAAGGCGTTTATCTGGTCCTTTGTTGGCAAGCGTCTCACGGGATATCGCTTTGAGCTCACGCGTGGTGGCGATGCTCCACTCGAGGTCCTCGGTGATTCGCCTGGCGCATTTCTGTGCGACGACTATCGTGGATATGACCCGCTCGAGAAGCGAGGACTCCGTCAGCGATGTGGCTGTCTCGCTCACGTTCGTCGGAAATTTTTCGAGACCGGGGAGGTGCCCGAAGCGAAGGAAGCACTCGACCTCATCGCCGGAATGTACGGTGTCGAGCACGAGGCAGAGCATCGCGCGTTTCTTGGCACGGCCGAGCATCTCGCGCTGCGGCGCACCTATGCACGGCCTCTATTTGTCCGATTACTTCTGCTTTCTCGCGAACTTCGTCGTGCACACGGACCGAAGACGTTGCTCGGTCGTGCCGCGCACTATGTATGGCGCAACCTGCGCCCGCTCGGCCGTTTTCTCCGCGATCCGCGCATCCGCCTGGACAATAACTTGGCAGAAAATGCCCTTAGGCTCATCGCTCTTGGCCGGAAAAATTTTCTATTTGTCCACAGCGAGGACGCCGGTAAGGAGCTCGCACTGCTCTACTCACTGGTCGTTTCGTGCACACGCGTTGCCATCAATCCCGTTGAGTACATCGCGGACGTCCTCGAACGCATCGACAAGACCGCCGACGACAATCTCTCGAACCTCCTGCCCGATCGCTGGAAACCACACGCGATCGCATCACCCTCGACGTTTTTCGACGCTTAGACCATCGCGGATCGAACGGAACCCCGTTCAGGCCGTTCGCCGTACGGTTACGCATCGGCGGCATGTCTGCCGTTTACGCCGGCACCCACCGCAACGGCCACCCCGTCGCCATCAAGATCCTCCACGAGCGGCTCTCCGCCGACCCCGTCGTCGAGCGCCTCTTTCGGCGCGAGGCGCTGCTCGCGAACACCATTCGCCACCCGGGCGTCGTTCCCGTCACCGACGATGACGTCGCCGAAGACGGCGCGACCTTCCTCGTCATGCCATTGCTCTTGGGCGAAACGTTGCGCGCGCGCGCGGCGCGAACGGGGATGAAGCTGCCACTCGAGGAGGTCATCGTCATCGCACACGCGCTGCTCGATGTCCTGCAAGCGGCGCACGCCGCCAGGATCGTCCATCGCGATATCAAGCCCGACAATCTTTTCGTCACCCGCGAAGGAGAGGTTCGCGTCCTCGATTTCGGCATTGCACGCTTCTTCGACATCAACGAGGGTGCGTCGGTCACACGTTCCGGTCGCACCATGGGAACACCCGCGTTCATGGCCCCCGAACAGGCCCTTGGGCGAACAGCCGATATCGACGGACAGACCGACATCTGGGCTGTCGGCGCCACGCTCTTCACACTTCTCTCCGGTCGCTACGTTCACCAGGCCGAGTCTCCGAACGAGACGCTCGTCCTCGCCGCGACGCGAACGCCACTCGCCCTCGAAGCTGCGGCGCCACACGTTCCGCGGCCGATCGGCGATGTGATCGATCGTGCTCTCGCCTTCGATAAGGCGCACCGGTGGCCCGACGCAGGATCCATGGCTGGCGCGCTTTCCCTTGCTTGCGAGTCGGCATTTGGCATCACGCCCTCGAAGCTGCAGCACCTATCGTCTTCGATTGTCCGGCCATCCACGGATCCCGAAGACATGACAACGATTCCGCCAGACGCGAGAGCGCCCGCGACCCTGGAGCCGAAGCTGCCCAAGCCGCCGCGGCCCGCGTGGATCCGCCGTGCGGTCGCGATGATGCTCGCGGTCGTCGCCGCAGCAGCTCTCACCATCCTGATTCGCGCGAACAGCGCGACGCAGAGCCGCGTTCCGTACGCAAATGCATATTCCGAAGGACCCGGGGAGCTGTTCCAAGCCGACGCGGGGGCTCAATCCGACATGACGCGGGGCCCGGAGCGTAGCGACGAGCGTGGTCAGGTTTTCGTTTCGGTCACCTCGGGGGCAATCGCCTTCTTCTTCCGCATCGAGCCGCCCCGAAGGGTCACCACGTGGGCGTTGTGCACGAGGCGGTCGCAGATGGCGTCCGCCATTGTCGCTTCGCCGATGGCTTGATGCCAAGTTTTCGTCGGAAGTTGCGACGTGATCACCGTCGACGATTGGTCGTACCGATCCTCCAGCACTTCGAGCAGATCGCGCCGCTCGATCTCCGTCATCGGCGACAACAGAAAATCGTCGAGCACGAGGACCGACATCTTCGCGATGCGCGCGAGCGCCTGGGCGTAGGTGCCCGCGGCACGCGCGACGGCGAGCTGCTCCAGCAGGCGCGACGTGCGAATGCAGAGCGCCCGAAAGCCTTGCCGGCACGCCGCTTGGGCGAGGGCTGCACCGAGAAAGCTCTTTCCGCCTCCCGTTGCTCCGACCACGATCACGTTCTGTTTCGCTCGGACCCAGTGGCAAGCCCCGAGCGTACGCGCGAAGGAGCGGTCGACACCGCGGCCTGCTTCGCACGATAGCTCTTCGAGGCTCACGCCATTGGGTATTCGGGCGTCTTTGAGCAAACGTTCGAGTCGCTTGTTTTCCCGTGCCACCCATTCGCGGTCGATCATCATCCCGATCACCTCGTCAGTGGAGAGGGGTTCCGTCGGGGGAGACGCGTGCATCTCGCGCACCGTCTGTGCCATCACGTGCAGCTTCATCTCGACGAGCTTCTGAATCGTTTCTTCCAGGATCACGTTCATCCTCCGTATCGAAGTAGCTTGCGCCGCGAATGTGCTCGTGCGCGATGGGCGCTCGAGTTGGGGGCTCGACCCGCGGCGCGCGGTCGAGGCCATTTTTGAGAATCGCCGTCACGCTCTTGCACGTGGGGCTGCCGATGCTCAGCGCACGAGCACACGCCGCATTCACGCGAGCCTTGCCGTATCGGTCGGCGAGCCGAATCACCCCGAGGCAGGTACGGTATCCG contains these protein-coding regions:
- a CDS encoding cupin domain-containing protein, with the protein product MTVPLIGLADWFAPLGLERFQREILGQQPYFVGPRLEIANRLSRTLAIGTVDDLLSLRGAKVYAWFQKLDGAHTAAPIPSTSGKRFYDAGTTLYFRRIPQFAAHEREVADTLGIPRETAECAVFCNRPGATTRAHFDRADLIMIQLKGRKTWKIAPNTFAPMPLEAWATLDRVPPEVRRYAQGLPPREIPCNATSYDLEQGSILYVPRGYWHETFSDQDSVSLHIQLASPTRLDVLIAALKNELARDEWWRQPAYSLSAGDPHALELASTACKSLVDAASRLDALDIIRPTAREHAIEASSRFTRSALVSFGVDTINPQTDTTRVVISTYGFREKKTAHLEMSVDYVSACRWVDALATGATFTFADLLRAAPSLSDDEAKALLHLLEKTHLVRRQEGLRAPD
- a CDS encoding serine/threonine protein kinase — protein: MGMQEGRDESNTHAALRRIGTTLCGRYRIRRLIGIGGMSAVYAGTHRNGHPVAIKILHERLSVDPEVERIFRREALLANAIRHPSVVPITDDDVAEDGSTFLVMPLLSGETVRARAARNGMRLPLESVIVIARALLDVLQAAHTAKIVHRDIKPDNIFITDDGQVRVLDFGIARFFETSETTSITGSGRALGTPPFMAPEQALGRVRDIDGRTDIWAVGATMFTLLAGRYVHPAESASEMIVLAATRPPTRLSEVAPLVPSAICEVIDRALSFGKAERWLDPGAMNEALCSACASTLRKAPSELRILSTPALSPSASYHDTTTDATKRHERVIEGTISHGQPPRASTSGSLKGTFAVALALAFAVGIVAGFRERGKFTTESVATDGNTPPLESSPNAEAQALLKAGLQHWRDASTKAARKKFAEAAQRDPGLATAHLFFAAASERLDPETRTHFSESQSLRGRLSPAQVALLHALAPSFEEPPNFALTARHLETVTEQYPSDDVVWMVRGGHAIRTREAPQLLSIADHIPGAIALWLRARAELQQDDLTAARKSLDACVAAAPQGGVNCLVSRAKLEANEGACEDSALAARRLIAIDHDSPDGYTHLARAEFGRSHRTSTVRAILDEKWARVPEPSRELEHHRDEFYLSVLDGEFDRAYAALDARDKALVKSVNAHHRAKAFIDRFELDLELGRTEEAKRGARTFIEASQTWVRSELYDQAVESTVALYRTGQIDRDEMLRRRAHDETGLIARGGILASPGVLWYVTYVEYVVTTDDAKLAVARQPPIHPVHDAEFREVNMDQALGRTYLYADQIEKALQELRRGVRSCLYTSSRWSVYAHALYGDALAKVNRPREACDEYAYVLQRWGREPRSNTARKVRESAIRLGCSGSVEAFPRK
- the tnpB gene encoding IS66 family insertion sequence element accessory protein TnpB (TnpB, as the term is used for proteins encoded by IS66 family insertion elements, is considered an accessory protein, since TnpC, encoded by a neighboring gene, is a DDE family transposase.), which translates into the protein MLSLGPGIEIVLASAPVDLRRGHDGLVTLVQSLWKADPYSGTLFVFLGRRMDRVKILFFSAGGFVVYYKRLESGRFTLPRIPEGASRIDLDATSLTMLLDGVDLRLVRRTPMWKPAKTTAEAKKGIDIRRSA
- a CDS encoding IS66 family transposase, with protein sequence MQAELEVLKRAFARRTEKMGKMPKIARPPRTLAEIAERRTEQALLRAEHIVTEEKTEPVPETLKKCHLCGGTNFRSVGTGKPSEVYSYVPGYFRRVVHTREVVACRCGGCVITAPPPERWSDKTRYDSSFVAHLVVSKCLVVTPLYRLEQSFARLGMPIARSTMNDLFRRAAQKLEPLRAPLFDVIKKDFLVHVDETSFTLTKQTSKAFIWSFVGKRLTGYRFELTRGGDAPLEVLGDSPGAFLCDDYRGYDPLEKRGLRQRCGCLAHVRRKFFETGEVPEAKEALDLIAGMYGVEHEAEHRAFLGTAEHLALRRTYARPLFVRLLLLSRELRRAHGPKTLLGRAAHYVWRNLRPLGRFLRDPRIRLDNNLAENALRLIALGRKNFLFVHSEDAGKELALLYSLVVSCTRVAINPVEYIADVLERIDKTADDNLSNLLPDRWKPHAIASPSTFFDA
- the istB gene encoding IS21-like element helper ATPase IstB, producing MILEETIQKLVEMKLHVMAQTVREMHASPPTEPLSTDEVIGMMIDREWVARENKRLERLLKDARIPNGVSLEELSCEAGRGVDRSFARTLGACHWVRAKQNVIVVGATGGGKSFLGAALAQAACRQGFRALCIRTSRLLEQLAVARAAGTYAQALARIAKMSVLVLDDFLLSPMTEIERRDLLEVLEDRYDQSSTVITSQLPTKTWHQAIGEATMADAICDRLVHNAHVVTLRGGSMRKKKAIAPEVTETKT